A stretch of DNA from Anopheles nili chromosome 2, idAnoNiliSN_F5_01, whole genome shotgun sequence:
aaaagaaagtaaCAAATTTGTAGACAAACTGGTCTTTTTCTATTGCGGAGTTTTTCTAGGGGTTTAAAGTTTCCTTCAATTCTCCTCCTTCTAATAATTCCTTAATAATATCTAACCCTCCTACAAGTTCACCATTCACATAAACTTGTGGGTAAGTCGGCCAGTTCGAGAATGTTTTTAGTCCTTGTCGTACGGCTTCATCCGTTAGTATGTCGAACGTTTCATATTCAACACTGGAAGCAGAATGGTATCTCATTAGCATCACAATAGAGAAGCAGCTTTAACGAACTTACCCAGTGTCGTTGATGATTGCTATCAGTTGCTTTGAAAATCCACAGCGTGGAGTGTTGCGGTCGCCTTTCATAAAGATCATTACTTTTGATACATTTATGAGCTCCTTCAACCGAACTTCAATGTTGCTTGCCACACCCGCGGTCGCATTCAATCCAGTGGCACCGGCGtatttttttaccttttgGGTTAACGTCCCCACGTCAACGCCATCAATGCGATCAACAGCAGTACCTGCACGGAAGAATAAAATTGTTGGCACTGAATCTATCTGATGGTGCAAAGAAATTTCCGACAAATCTTCCGCTGGCACGTCTAGATATTGCAACGATTTAAAATCCGACTGCTTGGCAAGCTCATTCATAACATCGCTGATTTGTTTACATTGTTCAGCCCACTCAGCTGAAAACAGTACTACCGACACAGCTGCGGCTCTGttgaaaaaagagagcaaatgtatgagaaaacaaaataacgacGAATCACAATCATACGTTTTAAATACAGTACCCAATCAGCTGCTTATATTGATCGTCCGATGTAACTTTTAAAACGACCATGTCTGACTTCGCTGGATTTTGCTTTTGGGCTATTTATTAGCTTTACTTTCGAGCAAGGATCAAGGGAAGGTCGTGTGTGCTGTTTGTCAGCTGGAGATTTGACATGTTTACCTGGCGAAAAACTTACGACAAATCCTGTGAATTAATCTTCCAACATATTTTGATAATTGTTTTTAACATTAATACTAAATCATTTACGAAGTAAACTATGTAAACTACGTATTTTAATCacacaattttgttttttatttaaatatgtttttgttttgtttttacaatcATAGGTTTCAAACCTATTTTTTCTTAGGAAATTTTCTGTCATTTATTAACTGCCAACTTCACTTTTACTTACAAACGTATGTTTTTGGATTGTTTTCCTTATTTTGTATTGTTTCGATAAtctgatttaaattttgaacgGAATTTTTATTCTCGCAACGAAATTTCTATCTGACTGACCTTTCGTTTAATAGACGAAGTTAGTCAACTATCTGTTTAATTAGAAGACCGATTGCATAACACGTTGTAGATTTTCACCGTGCACACCGACTATAAGCAGCTGACGAGGAGGTGCTTCAATATCAAACCTTAAATATACATTCCATTTCCATAATATGCTTAAAAACGCAGTTGCCTTGGTAACCGGTGGCGCATCTGGCCTTGGTCGTGCTACGGTAGAACGGTTCGCTCGTGCTGGGTATAATGTGTTGCTGTGCGACTTACCTACCTCAAAGGGACAAGAAGTGGCTAAAGAATTGGGAGAAAAAGTTGTATACGTTCCCGTCGATGTACTGTCGGAAAAAGACGTAGGTGGAGCGCTGGAACTGGCTAAGAGCAAGTTCGGCCGGCTGGATGTGGCGGTAAATTGTGCCGGCATCGCAGTGGCCGTCAAGACGTACAACTTCAACAAAAAAGTGGCCCACAAGCTGGAGGACTTCCAACGCGTGCTTTTGGTGAATACGGCCGGAACGTTTAACGTGATCCGCTTGTCGGCGGGTCTAATGGGTGAGAATGAGCCAAATGTAGATGGCCAACGAGGAGTGATAGTAAACACCGCCTCGGTAGCCGCCTACGACGGTCAAATAGGACAAGCAGCGTATGCGGCATCTAAGGCGGCCGTAGTTGGCATGACACTGCCGATCGCGCGTGACTTGAGCACGCAAGGCATCCGAATTGTAACGGTCGCACCTGGACTATTCAATACGCCGATGCTGCAAGCGTTGCCCGAGAAGGTACGTGCATTCCTTGCCAAGACAGTCCCCTTCCCACAACGTCTTGGAGAACCGGCTGAGTACGCCCAGCTAGTTCAAAACATTGTCGATAACCCTATGCTGAACGGCGAGGTCATTCGCTTGGATGGTGCTCTTCGCATGATGCCGTAATCGTCTGTTCACGGTTTACTACGGTGATTCAATAACGGATGCATTTATTCAGTACCTCAACGATTCGTAGCAGAAGTTGAACAGTGTTCTAACACGTCTAACCATGGTGTATGTCTAAAAGTGCAGATATtgtgcaattaaaaaaaaacaaagcatcacAAAAGTGCTGGTTGCCTGTTTATTGCCTCTATACcgttttattacttttcaaCGACAGAATCTTCATGCGGAAAATGCTTCCGAATTAAATTTTCGCAGAGGGTCAAATTTTGAAGTTTGTTAACCTTAGCATTGAAGCGTGTTCCCTTTCCATTACCTTTTCCATCCAGCATGGTGCAAATTTCTGGACCTAACTGAGCTACATCCTCCTGTTTGCcttgcaaaacaagttgaccCTTACCACTACCGTCAGTATCGGAGTtcgtgagaaagaaaaaacactcgGGAAGCTTCACCATGCGCAGGAAGGTTGAGATGAAATCTGAATCCTGACCATCACTACGATGAAGGAATACATATTTAGGTAGAGCATCCCGTAGACTGTTCAACTTTTCTGCCTCTGCTGAGGCCAACTCGATTGTAAGCTTTTTGGCAATACGCTGTGTGGTCCGTACCGTGGATTGAAGTTTCTTGGCTAAATCGATGTGTGCAGATGGACCACCGTTTAGGAGAGTGTTTAGTTGTACTTCCCTTTCGTAGCACTCCGAAAGCTTTCGAAGAACACGTCCTCCCACCAGAAAGTGTACCAGACActtatttttggttttctcaACACTAAGCAGTTTTATCGATTGGAGCTGGCCCAAATTTCGCACGTGCGTCCCACAACACATGTTGCTTTCGATGCCGGCTATGGTCACCACTCTAAGTGGTCCAGTTACGTCGTCCGGAAGCCCACGGGTTGCTCGCGTGACATCAGACTTCAAAGCCGGATCATTCGGTTCATACACGTTTACTTCTACAGGTGTGCAATCAACGATAAGTTGATTGCAGATACGCTCAATCCGCTCCAATTGTTTGTGGCTTATATCTTTCGCATCAAGATCTATGTACGAACTTTCGCCTCCTAGCCACCAAGATTTGGTGTTGCATTTATACTCGCGATCAAAAATAGCTGTAATTAAATGCTGACCAGAATGTTGCTGCATATGATCGAAACGACGAGTCCAGTCGACAAGCTGAATGACTTCTTGACCGGCAATAAATGGTGGAGTGCTATCAGCTTCGTCTTCAATGAAATGAATAGCTTCGGCGCCCTTTCGTATGATGGATTTTACAACCCGGTCGTTCACATGTCCGTGGTCAGAGGGCTGTCCGCCGCCTTCGGGAAAAAGTACAGTGTCTTCGAAAATCACATTGTAACCTTTATCAACTTTTTCACACGAAATGACCTTGGTTTTAAATTCTGTAAGAAAACTATTCTCCTGGCATTTAAAAACCATTATTGACCTTTTTGAAAGCTCTTTCAATAAGGACTGAAAAAGGACTAAATATTTGTAATGTCAACAACACCGCCACAGGTATGAACGGCGTTTGTCATATGATCCGCAACGATGTTGTTACGAGGATGAATAAACTATTACTGAATTATCGAGACTGGTGTATCATTTTTcgtattaaaattaaatgaatagAATTCaatagaaacaaattattttatttcaaaaaatttaaaatctaCTGTTTTTCAGTTTGTCTTAAATTTGTATGGCATTTTCATCGGGCAACTTCCCTTCATCTGTCAGTGAAAACGACGTTTCGCCAACTGccatgttttttctttctttctcgtgtTTTGCCTCAAGCAGGTTGCTCGCAGTTCAGAAAGTCGGtcggaaaaaccgaaaattgtGCATTAGTGCTAATCATGGACAAGACCTTTGTGCTCGCGCGCGTTACCAAGGTTCTGGGCCGCACCGGATCCCAGGGGCAGTGTACCCAGGT
This window harbors:
- the LOC128722205 gene encoding glutaredoxin-3, translated to MVVLKVTSDDQYKQLIGAAAVSVVLFSAEWAEQCKQISDVMNELAKQSDFKSLQYLDVPAEDLSEISLHHQIDSVPTILFFRAGTAVDRIDGVDVGTLTQKVKKYAGATGLNATAGVASNIEVRLKELINVSKVMIFMKGDRNTPRCGFSKQLIAIINDTGVEYETFDILTDEAVRQGLKTFSNWPTYPQVYVNGELVGGLDIIKELLEGGELKETLNP
- the LOC128730893 gene encoding 3-hydroxyacyl-CoA dehydrogenase type-2; translated protein: MLKNAVALVTGGASGLGRATVERFARAGYNVLLCDLPTSKGQEVAKELGEKVVYVPVDVLSEKDVGGALELAKSKFGRLDVAVNCAGIAVAVKTYNFNKKVAHKLEDFQRVLLVNTAGTFNVIRLSAGLMGENEPNVDGQRGVIVNTASVAAYDGQIGQAAYAASKAAVVGMTLPIARDLSTQGIRIVTVAPGLFNTPMLQALPEKVRAFLAKTVPFPQRLGEPAEYAQLVQNIVDNPMLNGEVIRLDGALRMMP
- the LOC128731947 gene encoding alanyl-tRNA editing protein Aarsd1-A isoform X2 encodes the protein MVFKCQENSFLTEFKTKVISCEKVDKGYNVIFEDTVLFPEGGGQPSDHGHVNDRVVKSIIRKGAEAIHFIEDEADSTPPFIAGQEVIQLVDWTRRFDHMQQHSGQHLITAIFDREYKCNTKSWWLGGESSYIDLDAKDISHKQLERIERICNQLIVDCTPVEVNVYEPNDPALKSDVTRATRGLPDDVTGPLRVVTIAGIESNMCCGTHVRNLGQLQSIKLLSVEKTKNKCLVHFLVGGRVLRKLSECYEREVQLNTLLNGGPSAHIDLAKKLQSTVRTTQRIAKKLTIELASAEAEKLNSLRDALPKYVFLHRSDGQDSDFISTFLRMVKLPECFFFLTNSDTDGSGKGQLVLQGKQEDVAQLGPEICTMLDGKGNGKGTRFNAKVNKLQNLTLCENLIRKHFPHEDSVVEK
- the LOC128731947 gene encoding alanyl-tRNA editing protein Aarsd1-A isoform X1 — encoded protein: MVFKCQENSFLTEFKTKVISCEKVDKGYNVIFEDTVLFPEGGGQPSDHGHVNDRVVKSIIRKGAEAIHFIEDEADSTPPFIAGQEVIQLVDWTRRFDHMQQHSGQHLITAIFDREYNHKQLERIERICNQLIVDCTPVEVNVYEPNDPALKSDVTRATRGLPDDVTGPLRVVTIAGIESNMCCGTHVRNLGQLQSIKLLSVEKTKNKCLVHFLVGGRVLRKLSECYEREVQLNTLLNGGPSAHIDLAKKLQSTVRTTQRIAKKLTIELASAEAEKLNSLRDALPKYVFLHRSDGQDSDFISTFLRMVKLPECFFFLTNSDTDGSGKGQLVLQGKQEDVAQLGPEICTMLDGKGNGKGTRFNAKVNKLQNLTLCENLIRKHFPHEDSVVEK